One Candidatus Lernaella stagnicola genomic window, AAGTATCGCCGCAACCTCTGCTTTTCGTCGTGCGAGTTCGTTTGCCGCGTCTTGGTACTTCTCGAAGCTTCGGTAACGGCGCCGGCCGTCGAAATCAATCCAATTGATTCGCCACTTATCGCGGTGACGGTTGGGTCGGCTTCCGTGTCTAGGGGCGCGGCGTTGGCGGGGTGCGGATTTATCGGGCATTGTTTGACCTCCCACAAGGTGAAAAGTTCTTCGCCGTAAGTGGTCTAACGTGTACAATTTGAACGGGTAAGCGGGTTCGTTTTGCAAAAAGAAAGCCCGGAATCGCGAATGATTCCGGGCTTTTAGCGTTGTAGCGGGGATAGGATTTGAACCTATGACCTTCGGGTTATGAGCCCGACGAGCTACCGGACTGCTCCACCCCGCAGCAGCGAAGCATGTTTCTATACGAGTCGCCCGGAATTGTCAAGGGTTGATTATGTATCGCCACGAAATCGCAGATAATTCCCGCCCGGCAGGTGGCGCGCTTTGCCCGGACCGGATGAGTCTGTTACAACACTCGCATGTCACGACGATACCGCCTTCGCCATCGTGCAGTCCTCTACGCCATCATCACCTGCGTGGGCATACTGCTTTGTGCCGAATGGCTGGCGGGAATCGCCGTCGGTGACGCGCCCGCGACACGCTTTTTCGCCGCTCAGGATAAAAACTTATTTCGTGCCGATCCCGAGCTGTTTTGGACTTTGCGACCCAGAGCGGTTTTGGCAGACGAGGGCATTCGCGTCAACGGCGCCGGTTTCCGCGGCCCGCCCATCGAAGCGGCGGAGGCGTCCAGAGCGCGGATCGTCTGTCTGGGCGATTCGGTCACTTTCGGATTCAAGGTGCGGCAACACGAAAGCTATCCGGCGCGTTTGCAGGCGGCGCTTGTGGATCGTTTTGCCGTGCAGGTGATCAATGCGGGCGTGCCGGGGTATACGAGCCTGCAAGGGCTGCGACGGTTTGAGCGCGACATCGTGCCGCTGCGGCCGCAGTTCGTGATTGCGTCTTTCGGCAGTAACGACACCCTAAACGCCACGCGGCGAGACAGCGAGCAGCGCGTATTATCGCCCTGGATGTTTCGACTGCGGCGGCTTCTGGACCGGTCCAAGCTAGTGCGTTGGTTGGCGTCGACGCGACAGGAAGAGCCACAAACGACGCGCTGCACGCCTTCCGAATTCACCGAAAACTTGCGGGCCATGGCGCGGCTGGCGGAAGAAAACGGCTGCCGAATATTCTTCTTTCATCCGCTGCACGCCTCGCGCGAGGACTTGCGGGCTGTCGGCATCACGCTGCCGCCGGAGTTGGCGCAGATCGACGTCGCCGGGGCTTTCGTGGCGACGGGACCCGACGCCCGGAGCATGTTTCAAAGCGACGACAACCACCCGACCGCCAGGGGAAACGCGTTGATGGCGCGAACGATTGCAGCCTTCCTGCGTGAGAGCGGAGCGTTGGATCGATTTGCGCGGTGAGGGTTACTCGGGTTTGGCCTTGCCGCCCATTTCCAAATTGTCTTGGATGCGCCCGGTGCCTTCGGCTATGAAGTCGTCCGGTACGCGGCCGGTCTCGAGCATGTAGGCGATGTCGTAGGCTTCGGTCAGCGCGACGATGGCGTGCTGGTTGTAGTCGACGCGGATCGACGGATCGATGGGGCTGGCGCGCAAAGCGCCGCGGGTTTCCTCGGGCAGGTTGACGTAATAGGTGTTGTCGCGCCGGTACTGGTTCTGCAGGAGGAAATGCGCACCGCGCATGATGGCGTCGACGTAGGGCTTCGTGTCCTTGCCCATCCGGTAAGCAAGCCAGTGGACGGAGATTAACGCTTCGACGCGGCGGGCGGCGGTCAGGGTACGGGGCGGCCGGGTCGTGGCGAAACCACCGCGATAGTCGGGGTAGGTCGGCCGCTTGTAGGTTGGGCTGCCGTATTGTTTGCCCAACAGGCCGACTTCCGCCATTTTGAAACACGCCTCGGCGTACTTAGGTTCGTTGACGATCTCATACAATTCGGCCACACCGCGCACCGTCCAGGGGTTGACCTCTTGGGTCTTCTCAAACTGCTCGATTTGGAAATCCGCCGCGAGGCGGGCGGCCTGTAGCCACTCTACGTTCTGGTTCGAGCGGTAGTATCGCGTAAGCGCGAACAGCGACTCGCCCTGGAACGACGGCACCGGGTCATCGGACAAATAACCCAGCAACCGCTGCCAGTAGAAATCAAAGAACTGCCCGTTGGGTTCCTGCATTTCCACGAGAAAGCGAGCCAAGCGATTGATGCGGTCCACGCCGATGCGGTCCAGCATTCGGTCCGGCAATTCGGTCAGGGCCAGGAGGGTCAGCGCCGAGGCTCCCAGTTGGGTAGTTTGCATGCGCTTGACCGCCAACAGGTCCGGCTCCAGCAAGGGCGGGGTGATCCGCTTGACGAGGAAGTCCAGCGATGCCTGGCACACATCGAAAAACTCTTCCTTGCGACTCGCTTTGTATAGTTTGAACAGGGCGTAGACGGTGCCCGCGTGGTGGACCGTGTCGTATTCGAGAAAACTGTTGCGCTCCAGCGTCACCGGATTGAACAAATAACGGAAGCGCTTTTGGTTGAAATCGAAGGTGGCGTTCAGGTAACGCCCGGCGTCAATCGCGGCGCGCCCGATTTCGCGGCTGCCGAAACGCTTAATCAGGGGCGCGTCGCGCAGCACGATCAGCGGCACGAAGTCGGGGCGGTGTTGCAGAATCGAGTGACAGTGGAAGCGGTAGATCGGGTACTTGTGCCAGTTGCCCGCACCCACGCCGGCGGATTTGGCCAGCTCTTCGAGTTGTTTACGTTGACGTTCGGCACGGCTATGGCTGCCGTCTTCCCAGGAGTAAATCAAATAGGAGAAGGGCGGCTGCACCGTGAGTTGGTTGCCGTTTTGCAGCAGCAAGCCGTGCACGCCGGGCTCGATGCGACTCTTGGTGATGTTCTTTTTCGTCGATTCCAAGCGATCGACCCGGTCGGCGATATCGATACGCACGGTCACTTCGTCGAGTTTTACGGAATAGAATCGCTGGAAGACTTTCTGTTGCTGCGTGATCTGATACGTAGCGCACATAATTCGGTCATACACGCAGCCGGTGCGCTTCTGAAGCCCTAGGGATTCCAGGCACCCCTCGGTGCCCACGCCCCATAGAGGCGGTGTGTTTTCTCGGTAGATCGACACGATGACCGGACGGTCGCAGACGTCGGGCAGATCCGAGTCGACGGGAATGGAAAGCGCTTTCTTGACGTCGGGATAGGCGGTCAGGGCGTTGCGGACCAGCGTAAACATCACCAGGTAGTTGTTGATGTTCTTGAACGCCGGCGCGATGGTTTCGAGCGATTCCCCGAAGGGCTCTCCGGGCGGCGGGGCCGACACCCACGGGCGCAGGACAAAGAGCACCGCCAACGCGACAATAAGAACTCCGATAATCGTCCACTTCTTGCGCGTCATAGTCCTGCGATACTCCGCAATTGTCGAACCTCGGAATTATGCAAATGCCGCCATTGCCCGGCCTTCAACAGCCCGGCCTCCAGCGGCCCGAACTTCTCGCGTACTAAACGAATGACCGGATGCCCGACGGCCTTGGTCATGCGTTTGACTTGCCGGTATTTACCCTCTGTGAGCTTGATCCGCAACCACGTGTTGGCTTTGCCGCGCGACAATACGTGAACCTGCGCGGGCGCCGTACGAAAGCCGCCGATGTCCACGCCGTCGCGCAGACGCTGAAGCTCGGCCGCGTTGACTTGGCCCTTCACCTTGACCCGATACACTTTTTGGACCTTGGATGTCGGGCTGGTCAGTGCGTGCGCCAGCGTGCCGTCGTTGGTGAAAAGCAACACGCCCTCGGTCTCGTAGTCCAGCCGCCCGACCGATTGCACAACCTTGCCGTACTTGCCCAGCAGCGCGTAAACGGTTTTTCGGTCCTGCGGATCGTACGTCGTGGAAATCGTGCGCGGCGGCTTATTCATCAGAATGTAGGTCGGCGGCCAAATTTCCTTAATCAGCTTTTGATCGACGCGTACGTGGTCGTCGGCCGGTAGAACTCGCCGTTGGGCGTTGGTTTCAACCTGGCCGTTGACTTTCACGCGCCCGGCGGCAATCAAACGTGTCGCTTCGCGTTTGCCGCCGAAACCGGCGCGCGCTAAGAAATCGACTAGCGGTGTGGGGGCTTTCTCCGTGATTTTCATGACGATGAATCGTCCTCGGCGTTGTGGGACGGCTCGTCTTGGGCGTCGGGATCAGCGGGCGCGTCCTCGTCCTTGTTTTCATTCTCGGCGTCGCCGGCGGATGGCTCGGCGACCTCGGCGTCGTTTTCTTCTTCGGCTGTTTCGACTTGATCGCCTGCCGCGGCGGCTAGCTTTTCTGAATACGCCTCGATTTCTTCGGGCGCCAGGTCTTCGATTTCGCGCAGGCTGGGCAGTTCATCCAGGTTGACCAGGTTGAAGATTTCCAGGAATTCCGGGGTCGTGCCGTAAATAAACGGGCGGCCCGGCATATCCTTGCGGCCTAGAATCTTTACCAGACCCAGTTCCAACAAGCGGGCCACCGAACTGGAGCAGTCGACGCCGCGAATCGCTTCGACCTCCACTTTCGTGGCGGGCTGCTGATAGGCGAAGATCGCCAGCGTTTCGAGCGCCGCGCGGGAAAGGCGGATGGGCTTGTACTCGACGAGCATCTTGACCCATTCTTGGTTCTCCGGCGGCGTGCGGAATTGGTAGCCCTCGGCTACTTCGTCCAGAATGATGCCGCGATCGCGCGACCGGTGGTGACCCTGGAGCTCCTCCAAAATGGACTGCAATTCCTTCGTCGGTACACCCTCCAAAATCGAGCGAATCTTCCGAAACGAAAGGGGCGTTTCAGATACGAAAATCAAACTCTCGACAATGGACGTGATGCGCTCGCGGTCAATGGCCATCGTCGTCCTCCCGGCCGTCGCTGATCAGCGATTGAATGCGGATCGGCCCCGTGGGGTCGATTTGCGTGACTTTCAACATGGATTGGCGCACTAATTCCAACAGCGCGAGGAAGGTTACAATGACTTCGCCGCGCGTCTTGGCGCCACGGAATAATTCTTGAAATACGACGGTGGAACGCTTGCCGAACAGGTCGACCAGTTCCGCCATCTTTTCGCGCACGCTCATGCCCGACATCTGAATTTGATGCACCTGGTCGCTGGGCAGGTTTTTGATCACCTGCCGCATGGCTTGCAGAAGTTGGTAGATATCAACTTCCAGATACGCGTTTTCGCCGTGTGCTTCGCTTAGGTCGGTCGCGGGGAATTTGCGGGCAAAGACATCGCGCCCCAGCATCGGGCGCTCGGAGATTTCCATGGCCGCTTCCTTGAAGCGCTGATACTCCAGAAGTTGTTGGATGAGTTCGGCCCGCGGATCTTCTTCTTCGCCGTCTTCGTCTTCGGTGGGCGGCAGCAGCAAGCGGCTCTTGACGCGCATTAGCGTGGCGCTCATCACCAAGTACTCGGCGGCGACGTTCAAATTCAGTTCCTGCATCAAATCGAGGTATTCGTTGAACTGGTGCGTGATATCGGCCACCGGAATGTCGAAGATATCGTATTCGTTCACCCGCACCAAGTGCAGCAGCAGGTCCAACGGGCCTTCAAAAATATCCAACCGAATTTGCAGATCGTCTTGGCTCATTCGTCAACCAAATTGTAGGACTTTGCGAACTTCCGCCATCGTCGCCTCGGCTTCCTGCCGCGCTTTGGCGTTGCCGGCTTCCAGAATGCGATCGACAAGCGTTTCGTCCGCCTCCAGTTCGGCGCGTCGCTCTTGAATGGGCGCGAGTTCCTGGTTGATCGCCTCAATCAGGGGCTTCTTGCAATCCAGGCAACCGATGCCCGCCGTCGCGCAACCCTTCCTAACCCAATCTTTGGTCTCTTCATCAGAGTATACGCGATGCAAATCGAAAACCGGGCAAATGTCCGGATCGCCCGGATCGGTGCGCCGCTGGCGGGCCGGGTCGGTGACCATGGTTCTGATTTTCTGCGAAACGAGATCGGGCGGATCGCTCAGCAACACCGCGTTCCCGTAACTTTTCGACATCTTACGCCCGTCGGTGCCCGGCACGCGCGGTGTGGGCGTCAGGATTTCCTTCGGCAGTGGGAACACTTCACCGAAGATGTGGTTGAAA contains:
- a CDS encoding segregation/condensation protein A, yielding MSQDDLQIRLDIFEGPLDLLLHLVRVNEYDIFDIPVADITHQFNEYLDLMQELNLNVAAEYLVMSATLMRVKSRLLLPPTEDEDGEEEDPRAELIQQLLEYQRFKEAAMEISERPMLGRDVFARKFPATDLSEAHGENAYLEVDIYQLLQAMRQVIKNLPSDQVHQIQMSGMSVREKMAELVDLFGKRSTVVFQELFRGAKTRGEVIVTFLALLELVRQSMLKVTQIDPTGPIRIQSLISDGREDDDGH
- a CDS encoding GDSL-type esterase/lipase family protein — protein: MSRRYRLRHRAVLYAIITCVGILLCAEWLAGIAVGDAPATRFFAAQDKNLFRADPELFWTLRPRAVLADEGIRVNGAGFRGPPIEAAEASRARIVCLGDSVTFGFKVRQHESYPARLQAALVDRFAVQVINAGVPGYTSLQGLRRFERDIVPLRPQFVIASFGSNDTLNATRRDSEQRVLSPWMFRLRRLLDRSKLVRWLASTRQEEPQTTRCTPSEFTENLRAMARLAEENGCRIFFFHPLHASREDLRAVGITLPPELAQIDVAGAFVATGPDARSMFQSDDNHPTARGNALMARTIAAFLRESGALDRFAR
- the scpB gene encoding SMC-Scp complex subunit ScpB, giving the protein MAIDRERITSIVESLIFVSETPLSFRKIRSILEGVPTKELQSILEELQGHHRSRDRGIILDEVAEGYQFRTPPENQEWVKMLVEYKPIRLSRAALETLAIFAYQQPATKVEVEAIRGVDCSSSVARLLELGLVKILGRKDMPGRPFIYGTTPEFLEIFNLVNLDELPSLREIEDLAPEEIEAYSEKLAAAAGDQVETAEEENDAEVAEPSAGDAENENKDEDAPADPDAQDEPSHNAEDDSSS
- the trpS gene encoding tryptophan--tRNA ligase; amino-acid sequence: MARILSGMRPTGKLHLGHLHGALHNWISLTSEYECFYFAADWHALTSEYEDTSTIAPHTRDMVIDWLAAGLDPEKCTIFVQSQVKAHTELALIFGMITPLPWLLKNPSFKDQQENILEKDLNTFGFLGYPVLQAADILIYRAHGVPVGEDQSAHVELSRAIGKRFNHIFGEVFPLPKEILTPTPRVPGTDGRKMSKSYGNAVLLSDPPDLVSQKIRTMVTDPARQRRTDPGDPDICPVFDLHRVYSDEETKDWVRKGCATAGIGCLDCKKPLIEAINQELAPIQERRAELEADETLVDRILEAGNAKARQEAEATMAEVRKVLQFG
- a CDS encoding pseudouridine synthase — its product is MKITEKAPTPLVDFLARAGFGGKREATRLIAAGRVKVNGQVETNAQRRVLPADDHVRVDQKLIKEIWPPTYILMNKPPRTISTTYDPQDRKTVYALLGKYGKVVQSVGRLDYETEGVLLFTNDGTLAHALTSPTSKVQKVYRVKVKGQVNAAELQRLRDGVDIGGFRTAPAQVHVLSRGKANTWLRIKLTEGKYRQVKRMTKAVGHPVIRLVREKFGPLEAGLLKAGQWRHLHNSEVRQLRSIAGL